From a single Deltaproteobacteria bacterium genomic region:
- a CDS encoding enoyl-CoA hydratase/isomerase family protein, with the protein MSLIKYEKKDKIAYISYNRPEKMNSLSPEMLNELAHVWLDFRDDENLWVAVLSGEGKAFCTGADFAGFGAFDSYPLLKDPVPPTPVNTSPALLGSPNRYGITKPVIGAIHRYALGGGMWLALETDIRIATEDAVFGMPEPKFGNATKIALPLLYHVSPAIAHEILYLGDRMTAQRAYEVGLINKVVSDREEALSAATEVAERICQNGPLAVRTMKEAIMRWRNWIFQGQYSFMEYICDASWDSEDFEEGRKAFLEKRKPVWKGK; encoded by the coding sequence ATGTCCCTGATAAAGTATGAAAAAAAGGATAAGATCGCCTATATTTCCTATAACCGTCCTGAAAAGATGAACTCACTGAGTCCTGAGATGTTGAATGAATTGGCTCACGTGTGGCTTGATTTCAGGGATGATGAAAATCTGTGGGTTGCCGTATTGAGTGGTGAGGGCAAGGCCTTTTGCACCGGTGCCGATTTTGCTGGCTTTGGTGCTTTTGATTCTTACCCGCTCCTGAAGGATCCGGTACCTCCGACACCTGTGAACACATCACCGGCACTGCTCGGCAGCCCTAATCGGTATGGCATTACGAAACCCGTGATAGGGGCCATTCATCGCTATGCATTAGGGGGCGGTATGTGGTTGGCCCTTGAGACGGATATCAGGATCGCGACCGAGGACGCTGTGTTCGGCATGCCGGAACCCAAGTTCGGTAATGCGACCAAGATCGCTCTTCCCTTGCTGTATCATGTATCTCCGGCAATCGCTCATGAAATTCTGTACCTGGGGGACCGGATGACGGCTCAGCGTGCCTATGAGGTCGGTTTGATAAACAAGGTCGTGTCTGATCGCGAAGAAGCGCTTTCCGCTGCAACGGAGGTAGCGGAAAGAATATGTCAGAACGGGCCCTTGGCTGTTCGCACGATGAAAGAAGCCATTATGCGATGGAGAAACTGGATATTTCAGGGTCAGTATTCTTTTATGGAATATATCTGCGATGCGTCATGGGATAGTGAAGATTTTGAAGAGGGGCGAAAAGCCTTTTTAGAAAAACGGAAACCGGTGTGGAAGGGGAAATAG